The sequence agaaattttaatatattatatatagaataaaataatttgattttaataaaattttttattccatcttttctaaatataattgtagatTATGAATGGGCCATCAAATTAAATCGGACCTGCTTAAGAATGTTGGGCATTTGGCcggaaaataatgaaactaaATGGgagaaattaatgttaaacgTACGCGTAATCGTTTTGCTAAATATAGGATTCTGGTTCTGTATTATTCCGAGTGTGCATTCTCTGCTTAGAATATGGGGCAATATGATGTCGATGATCGATAATTTGCAATACACTTTACCATGTACGATGGCAACGATAAAGTTTTTCATTATGTGGCAGAAAAAGGAAGGTATAAGTGAACGTATATCTCTGTGGATTATTATACTGAAAACACGATacgtattttatcttaaacaaTTAACAATGCAATTGTGCAACTGTGACGCATCCTTACATACTTATTATTCCTAGATATTCTATTGCTCCTAAACATGATTAAGCATGACTGGTTAAAGCAAAAAACTGTGCAGGAGAGGAACATTATGATAAAACGTGCGCGGCTCGCATGCATGCTCACGATATtcggatattttataatgtttatgtcCTTTCTTTTGTTTACTGTTTTTCCTGTCTTCGGCATTTCAGTGAGATATTTGACGAATATAACGGATCCGGGTAGATTAATGCCATTACAAACATATTACGTTTATAATCAAGATAAAAGCCCGCTTTATGAAATAACTTACGCTCTGCAAATTATCGGTACATATATGATTGCGACTTCGTATACCGGTACTGATTGTTTTTTAAGTTTGCTGGTGTTTCATGTGTGTGGTCAGCTAGAGAATCTTAAAACGCGGATCATGGATCTCgataaatttcacaatttcgAAAGCATTCTATCTCACAGCGTGCAGGAACATATACGTCTCATCAGGTTATTCATGATGTTTAAGCatcgataatattaaagaaattttttttactttgcctataatgtaatattacagaattttgaaatgttttaatgtgactaaatttttttgccacgcaattaaagaatataaagttaatttttggaaacttataattaatgaattattttttgaaatactttttattaatagaataaaatattgaaattcttttttaatttctagagttataaaaatttttttatataatctctttgTCTCacgttcataaatataatataataatatgattaaaatatgattaaaatactcattgatatttttttgcttgatAACTTTGTCTTACAGATCGATCAATAtcattgacaatatttttgctttgatGCTACTTGGAGCGCTCATTTATTTTGGcatattatttgcttttcaAGGTTTTTTAATTGTCAGTGTAAgtattcttctttaatttgatttgtgtatgtttctattttttgctaaaaagagaaaaaaaaaggaagagagaaaaaagaaagaaagaaaaaaaaactttttatgcgTTTTATGCATAATGgcattctcaaatattttataaatcctagtttttaaattattttaatatacattttaaaaaatatattttttatacttttattttatcttttaaatattaagtattaattttcataatttcaaaaataatgtaaatatcaattttcaatttttaatatttaattttattataatattttatttaaaaattatatacatataaaaattttgattttcaatattatttttaacattatattaatctattttataaataaacaatgactatgtatatattccttattttaatattgtataaaattgttttaacaatattaataatataacataaattatatataattaatataattataatttataacattatattagtatagaaaagataatttcttttaaaaatttaaatttaaaattgtgtttAACAAACAATCTTTTTcacattagaaataaaataaaaattaattacatatacatcgTTCGTTTAGATGATAACTCAGCGTGGCGATATCTCTTTAgtacgtttaatttttatggtgACAGTATTTGTTAATGCGTTTGTCCATACATGCCTCTACTGCACTGTGGGAGAAATTTTGGTCGTTCAAGTAAGTATGATAGATTGTTGTTGGCTTATTACAAACATGGCAGAATACGAATTGTGCTATACGggtaattaagatttttcgCCCAATATAGAATTTCGATTCATTTATCATGCAATTTTATGGCGTATAACCGCTTTGTTTATTAAGAGCAAAGGAATTTACGAGGCTGCATGCGAATGCAAGTGGTACACATTGGAGCcaaaaaaagctaaaaaacTATTGATTATAATGATTTACGCCAATAAACCGCTGTATCTTACCGCGGGAAAATTGTTCCCTATGACAATGGCCACTTTTTGTAATGTaagtgaattaaaataactttatatttaacatgttataaaagaaatagtgcaacaaaaataaaatatataaatccaatattttaaatgacaaaatattactttgacaaaatatgactaaatttataataatcttatttttatgttctaaaaattatgc is a genomic window of Cataglyphis hispanica isolate Lineage 1 chromosome 5, ULB_Chis1_1.0, whole genome shotgun sequence containing:
- the LOC126850100 gene encoding odorant receptor coreceptor-like is translated as MFMSFLLFTVFPVFGISVRYLTNITDPGRLMPLQTYYVYNQDKSPLYEITYALQIIGTYMIATSYTGTDCFLSLLVFHVCGQLENLKTRIMDLDKFHNFESILSHSVQEHIRLIRSINIIDNIFALMLLGALIYFGILFAFQGFLIVSMITQRGDISLVRLIFMVTVFVNAFVHTCLYCTVGEILVVQSKGIYEAACECKWYTLEPKKAKKLLIIMIYANKPLYLTAGKLFPMTMATFCNLLKTSGGYISILLAYQE